A DNA window from Archocentrus centrarchus isolate MPI-CPG fArcCen1 chromosome 15, fArcCen1, whole genome shotgun sequence contains the following coding sequences:
- the vit gene encoding vitrin isoform X3, with amino-acid sequence MIRASLTAICLVLLLSYECWAKPNGSKNKKPKQVVPAIDCDVRAGKISLPEFIVKCPARCRETKQQVYGTGVFASISSICNAAIHSGVITNSGGKVIVRKMAGQNIYKGSNSNGVRSLSLPKWRESFVVSEGRPKKGVIYPSTLDYVPSRPTYVKTSQKETTTLPPTTIAPEPTPTTPEPTTTTTTTPTPTTTSTTTTPPPPPPPPPPTTKARAVVHKVREAGSIHPYLARAAASSSRQTQNGQGKSPSQVFRGSSYSHRFPQRTSAGVRKQEAGSTIRRQLSSPVGPVFNRVQPAPPERTPTMSQSNPALPRRDWPLPSFPRPDWFPGARRPADISYAVPDSGYTWSETDTPEVTARDHRPDISEYERWYYNFGPYPPRPADSDRKMLDTGNAKVEPVDAWNPDANLYESGFSVREQEPQLRAPEPVSQGNPDCKVDLAFLMDGSWSIGKRRFKIQKDFLAEVAQTINVGVAGPMMGIIQYGDDPVTEISLKSHSNSREVKTAIDKIAQKGGLSNVGKALYYINIFFVTIEGPDDNEKQNLVEANFVDKAVCRTSGFFSLPVNSWFALRKAVQPLVKRVCDTDRLVCSKTCLNANDIAFVIDGSSSVGTGNFRTVLQFVANITREFEISDTDTRVGAVQYTYEQRLEFAFGQYNNKAELLNAIKRINYWSGGTSTGAAITYAAEQLFSKSKPNKRKIMIVITDGRSYDDVRVPALAVHRQGVIAYSIGIAWAAQDELEYIATDPDKEHSFFVDEFDNLYKFVPKIIHNICQEFNSQPRN; translated from the exons ATGATCAGAGCATCACTCACTGCCATCTGCCTTG TGCTCCTCCTGTCCTATGAATGCTGGGCCAAGCCTAACGGATCAAAGAACAAGAAACCAAAGCAAG TTGTTCCAGCTATAGATTGCGATGTCAGAGCAGGAAAGATCAGTCTCCCAGAATTCATAGTAAAATGTCCTGCACGCTGTAGGGAAACCAAGCAGCAAGTCTATGGGACAGGAGTGTTCGCCTCCATCTCCAGCATCTGCAATGCAGCCATCCACAG tggtgtcatcacCAACTCAGGAGGAAAGGTGATAGTGAGGAAGATGGCCGGACAGAATATCTACAAAGGCAGCAACTCCAACGGGGTGcgctctctgtctctgcctAAGTGGAGGGAGTCATTCGTTGTCTCAG AGGGGAGGCCCAAGAAGGGAGTAATCTACCCATCCACTCTGGATTACGTCCCTTCAAGACCGACTTATGTGAAAACAA gtCAAAAGGAGACCACAACACTTCCTCCAACAACAATAGCACCTGAACCCACACCAACAACTCCTGAACCGACCACGACCACTACCACCACACCGACTCCAACCACGACTTCCACCACcactacaccaccaccaccaccaccaccaccaccccctacTACCAAGGCTCGAGCTGTTGTACACAAAGTGAGGGAAGCAG GCAGCATTCACCCATATCTTGCCCGTGCGGCAGCTTCAAGTTCAA GACAGACACAGAATGGTCAAGGAAAGAGTCCCAGCCAAG TATTCAGAGGAAGTTCCTATTCACATAGATTTCCACAACGCACCAGTGCAG GTGTGCGCAAACAAGAGGCAGGGTCGACTATCCGGAGGCAGCTATCCTCTCCAGTTGGTCCAG TTTTTAACAGGGTTCAGCCTGCCCCGCCCGAGCGAACTCCAACCATGAGCCAGTCCAACCCTG cttTGCCCAGAAGGGATTGGCCACTCCCCTCTTTTCCTCGTCCCGATTGGTTCCCCGGAGCTCGACGACCAGCAG ATATAAGTTACGCAGTCCCAGACTCAGGATACACGTGGAGTGAGACCGACACACCTGAGGTTACAG CTCGGGATCACAGGCCTGATATCTCAGAATATGAGCGCTGGTATTATAACTTTGGACCATACC CGCCCCGACCTGCTGACTCGGACCGTAAAATGCTGGATACAGGCAACGCTAAAG TGGAGCCGGTGGACGCCTGGAATCCAGACGCAAACCTTTATGAATCAG GCTTCAGTGTGAGGGAACAAGAGCCTCAGCTCAGAGCACCTGAACCCGTGTCACAGGGAAATCCAG ACTGTAAGGTGGACCTGGCCTTTTTGATGGATGGGAGCTGGAGCATTGGCAAGCGGCGTTTTAAGATCCAGAAAGACTTCCTGGCTGAGGTGGCGCAGACCATCAATGTGGGCGTGGCTGGCCCCATGATGGGCATCATCCAATATGG AGATGACCCTGTGACAGAGATCAGCCTGAAGTCTCACTCCAACTCCAGAGAGGTGAAGACAGCCATAGATAAGATTGCGCAGAAAGGAGGCCTCTCCAATGTGG GAAAAGCCCTCTACTA catcaacatcttctttgTCACTATTGAGGGCCCCGATGACAATGAGAAACAGAACCTAGTTGAGGCCAACTTTGTTGACAAG GCTGTGTGTCGGACCAGTGGcttcttctcacttcctgtgaacagctggtttgCCCTGAGGAAGGCCGTGCAGCCCCTGGTGAAGCGAGTGTGCGACACAGACCGCCTGGTGTGCAGCAAAACCTGCCTCAACGCCAACGACATCGCCTTTGTCATAGACGGATCTAGCAGTGTGGGAACTGGCAACTTCCGCACCGTGTTGCAGTTTGTGGCCAACATCACGCGGGAGTTTGAGATCTCAGACACAGATACGAGGGTCGGGGCCGTGCAGTACACGTATGAGCAGAGGCTGGAGTTTGCCTTCGGCCAGTACAACAACAAAGCTGAGCTGCTGAATGCCATCAAACGCATCAACTATTGGAGTGGTGGGACAAGCACTGGAGCTGCCATCACCTACGCggcagagcagcttttcagcaAATCCAAACCCAACAAACGCAAGATCATGATTGTCATCACAGACGGGCGCTCTTATGATGATGTCAGGGTGCCGGCGTTGGCGGTCCATCGCCAAG GTGTGATTGCCTACTCCATCGGCATCGCCTGGGCAGCCCAGGACGAGCTGGAGTACATCGCCACGGACCCCGACAAGGAGCACTCCTTCTTCGTGGATGAGTTTGACAACCTCTACAAATTTGTACCCAAAATCATCCACAACATCTGCCAGGAGTTCAACTCTCAGCCCAGAAACTGA
- the vit gene encoding vitrin isoform X5, with amino-acid sequence MIRASLTAICLVLLLSYECWAKPNGSKNKKPKQVVPAIDCDVRAGKISLPEFIVKCPARCRETKQQVYGTGVFASISSICNAAIHSGVITNSGGKVIVRKMAGQNIYKGSNSNGVRSLSLPKWRESFVVSEGRPKKGVIYPSTLDYVPSRPTYVKTSQKETTTLPPTTIAPEPTPTTPEPTTTTTTTPTPTTTSTTTTPPPPPPPPPPTTKARAVVHKVREAGSIHPYLARAAASSSRQTQNGQGKSPSQVFRGSSYSHRFPQRTSAGVRKQEAGSTIRRQLSSPVGPDISYAVPDSGYTWSETDTPEVTARDHRPDISEYERWYYNFGPYPPRPADSDRKMLDTGNAKVEPVDAWNPDANLYESGFSVREQEPQLRAPEPVSQGNPDCKVDLAFLMDGSWSIGKRRFKIQKDFLAEVAQTINVGVAGPMMGIIQYGDDPVTEISLKSHSNSREVKTAIDKIAQKGGLSNVGKALYYINKHYFSDASGNRGGAPNVAVVLVDGWPTDKVEEASRLARESGINIFFVTIEGPDDNEKQNLVEANFVDKAVCRTSGFFSLPVNSWFALRKAVQPLVKRVCDTDRLVCSKTCLNANDIAFVIDGSSSVGTGNFRTVLQFVANITREFEISDTDTRVGAVQYTYEQRLEFAFGQYNNKAELLNAIKRINYWSGGTSTGAAITYAAEQLFSKSKPNKRKIMIVITDGRSYDDVRVPALAVHRQGVIAYSIGIAWAAQDELEYIATDPDKEHSFFVDEFDNLYKFVPKIIHNICQEFNSQPRN; translated from the exons ATGATCAGAGCATCACTCACTGCCATCTGCCTTG TGCTCCTCCTGTCCTATGAATGCTGGGCCAAGCCTAACGGATCAAAGAACAAGAAACCAAAGCAAG TTGTTCCAGCTATAGATTGCGATGTCAGAGCAGGAAAGATCAGTCTCCCAGAATTCATAGTAAAATGTCCTGCACGCTGTAGGGAAACCAAGCAGCAAGTCTATGGGACAGGAGTGTTCGCCTCCATCTCCAGCATCTGCAATGCAGCCATCCACAG tggtgtcatcacCAACTCAGGAGGAAAGGTGATAGTGAGGAAGATGGCCGGACAGAATATCTACAAAGGCAGCAACTCCAACGGGGTGcgctctctgtctctgcctAAGTGGAGGGAGTCATTCGTTGTCTCAG AGGGGAGGCCCAAGAAGGGAGTAATCTACCCATCCACTCTGGATTACGTCCCTTCAAGACCGACTTATGTGAAAACAA gtCAAAAGGAGACCACAACACTTCCTCCAACAACAATAGCACCTGAACCCACACCAACAACTCCTGAACCGACCACGACCACTACCACCACACCGACTCCAACCACGACTTCCACCACcactacaccaccaccaccaccaccaccaccaccccctacTACCAAGGCTCGAGCTGTTGTACACAAAGTGAGGGAAGCAG GCAGCATTCACCCATATCTTGCCCGTGCGGCAGCTTCAAGTTCAA GACAGACACAGAATGGTCAAGGAAAGAGTCCCAGCCAAG TATTCAGAGGAAGTTCCTATTCACATAGATTTCCACAACGCACCAGTGCAG GTGTGCGCAAACAAGAGGCAGGGTCGACTATCCGGAGGCAGCTATCCTCTCCAGTTGGTCCAG ATATAAGTTACGCAGTCCCAGACTCAGGATACACGTGGAGTGAGACCGACACACCTGAGGTTACAG CTCGGGATCACAGGCCTGATATCTCAGAATATGAGCGCTGGTATTATAACTTTGGACCATACC CGCCCCGACCTGCTGACTCGGACCGTAAAATGCTGGATACAGGCAACGCTAAAG TGGAGCCGGTGGACGCCTGGAATCCAGACGCAAACCTTTATGAATCAG GCTTCAGTGTGAGGGAACAAGAGCCTCAGCTCAGAGCACCTGAACCCGTGTCACAGGGAAATCCAG ACTGTAAGGTGGACCTGGCCTTTTTGATGGATGGGAGCTGGAGCATTGGCAAGCGGCGTTTTAAGATCCAGAAAGACTTCCTGGCTGAGGTGGCGCAGACCATCAATGTGGGCGTGGCTGGCCCCATGATGGGCATCATCCAATATGG AGATGACCCTGTGACAGAGATCAGCCTGAAGTCTCACTCCAACTCCAGAGAGGTGAAGACAGCCATAGATAAGATTGCGCAGAAAGGAGGCCTCTCCAATGTGG GAAAAGCCCTCTACTACATCAACAAGCACTACTTCAGTGATGCCAGTGGAAACCGAGGAGGAGCACCCAACGTGGCCGTGGTGCTAGTGGACGGTTGGCCCACAGACAAGGTGGAAGAGGCGTCTCGACTTGCTCGCGAGTCTGgcatcaacatcttctttgTCACTATTGAGGGCCCCGATGACAATGAGAAACAGAACCTAGTTGAGGCCAACTTTGTTGACAAG GCTGTGTGTCGGACCAGTGGcttcttctcacttcctgtgaacagctggtttgCCCTGAGGAAGGCCGTGCAGCCCCTGGTGAAGCGAGTGTGCGACACAGACCGCCTGGTGTGCAGCAAAACCTGCCTCAACGCCAACGACATCGCCTTTGTCATAGACGGATCTAGCAGTGTGGGAACTGGCAACTTCCGCACCGTGTTGCAGTTTGTGGCCAACATCACGCGGGAGTTTGAGATCTCAGACACAGATACGAGGGTCGGGGCCGTGCAGTACACGTATGAGCAGAGGCTGGAGTTTGCCTTCGGCCAGTACAACAACAAAGCTGAGCTGCTGAATGCCATCAAACGCATCAACTATTGGAGTGGTGGGACAAGCACTGGAGCTGCCATCACCTACGCggcagagcagcttttcagcaAATCCAAACCCAACAAACGCAAGATCATGATTGTCATCACAGACGGGCGCTCTTATGATGATGTCAGGGTGCCGGCGTTGGCGGTCCATCGCCAAG GTGTGATTGCCTACTCCATCGGCATCGCCTGGGCAGCCCAGGACGAGCTGGAGTACATCGCCACGGACCCCGACAAGGAGCACTCCTTCTTCGTGGATGAGTTTGACAACCTCTACAAATTTGTACCCAAAATCATCCACAACATCTGCCAGGAGTTCAACTCTCAGCCCAGAAACTGA
- the vit gene encoding vitrin isoform X1, producing the protein MIRASLTAICLVLLLSYECWAKPNGSKNKKPKQVVPAIDCDVRAGKISLPEFIVKCPARCRETKQQVYGTGVFASISSICNAAIHSGVITNSGGKVIVRKMAGQNIYKGSNSNGVRSLSLPKWRESFVVSEGRPKKGVIYPSTLDYVPSRPTYVKTSQKETTTLPPTTIAPEPTPTTPEPTTTTTTTPTPTTTSTTTTPPPPPPPPPPTTKARAVVHKVREAGSIHPYLARAAASSSRQTQNGQGKSPSQVFRGSSYSHRFPQRTSAGVRKQEAGSTIRRQLSSPVGPVFNRVQPAPPERTPTMSQSNPALPRRDWPLPSFPRPDWFPGARRPADISYAVPDSGYTWSETDTPEVTARDHRPDISEYERWYYNFGPYPPRPADSDRKMLDTGNAKVEPVDAWNPDANLYESGFSVREQEPQLRAPEPVSQGNPDCKVDLAFLMDGSWSIGKRRFKIQKDFLAEVAQTINVGVAGPMMGIIQYGDDPVTEISLKSHSNSREVKTAIDKIAQKGGLSNVGKALYYINKHYFSDASGNRGGAPNVAVVLVDGWPTDKVEEASRLARESGINIFFVTIEGPDDNEKQNLVEANFVDKAVCRTSGFFSLPVNSWFALRKAVQPLVKRVCDTDRLVCSKTCLNANDIAFVIDGSSSVGTGNFRTVLQFVANITREFEISDTDTRVGAVQYTYEQRLEFAFGQYNNKAELLNAIKRINYWSGGTSTGAAITYAAEQLFSKSKPNKRKIMIVITDGRSYDDVRVPALAVHRQGVIAYSIGIAWAAQDELEYIATDPDKEHSFFVDEFDNLYKFVPKIIHNICQEFNSQPRN; encoded by the exons ATGATCAGAGCATCACTCACTGCCATCTGCCTTG TGCTCCTCCTGTCCTATGAATGCTGGGCCAAGCCTAACGGATCAAAGAACAAGAAACCAAAGCAAG TTGTTCCAGCTATAGATTGCGATGTCAGAGCAGGAAAGATCAGTCTCCCAGAATTCATAGTAAAATGTCCTGCACGCTGTAGGGAAACCAAGCAGCAAGTCTATGGGACAGGAGTGTTCGCCTCCATCTCCAGCATCTGCAATGCAGCCATCCACAG tggtgtcatcacCAACTCAGGAGGAAAGGTGATAGTGAGGAAGATGGCCGGACAGAATATCTACAAAGGCAGCAACTCCAACGGGGTGcgctctctgtctctgcctAAGTGGAGGGAGTCATTCGTTGTCTCAG AGGGGAGGCCCAAGAAGGGAGTAATCTACCCATCCACTCTGGATTACGTCCCTTCAAGACCGACTTATGTGAAAACAA gtCAAAAGGAGACCACAACACTTCCTCCAACAACAATAGCACCTGAACCCACACCAACAACTCCTGAACCGACCACGACCACTACCACCACACCGACTCCAACCACGACTTCCACCACcactacaccaccaccaccaccaccaccaccaccccctacTACCAAGGCTCGAGCTGTTGTACACAAAGTGAGGGAAGCAG GCAGCATTCACCCATATCTTGCCCGTGCGGCAGCTTCAAGTTCAA GACAGACACAGAATGGTCAAGGAAAGAGTCCCAGCCAAG TATTCAGAGGAAGTTCCTATTCACATAGATTTCCACAACGCACCAGTGCAG GTGTGCGCAAACAAGAGGCAGGGTCGACTATCCGGAGGCAGCTATCCTCTCCAGTTGGTCCAG TTTTTAACAGGGTTCAGCCTGCCCCGCCCGAGCGAACTCCAACCATGAGCCAGTCCAACCCTG cttTGCCCAGAAGGGATTGGCCACTCCCCTCTTTTCCTCGTCCCGATTGGTTCCCCGGAGCTCGACGACCAGCAG ATATAAGTTACGCAGTCCCAGACTCAGGATACACGTGGAGTGAGACCGACACACCTGAGGTTACAG CTCGGGATCACAGGCCTGATATCTCAGAATATGAGCGCTGGTATTATAACTTTGGACCATACC CGCCCCGACCTGCTGACTCGGACCGTAAAATGCTGGATACAGGCAACGCTAAAG TGGAGCCGGTGGACGCCTGGAATCCAGACGCAAACCTTTATGAATCAG GCTTCAGTGTGAGGGAACAAGAGCCTCAGCTCAGAGCACCTGAACCCGTGTCACAGGGAAATCCAG ACTGTAAGGTGGACCTGGCCTTTTTGATGGATGGGAGCTGGAGCATTGGCAAGCGGCGTTTTAAGATCCAGAAAGACTTCCTGGCTGAGGTGGCGCAGACCATCAATGTGGGCGTGGCTGGCCCCATGATGGGCATCATCCAATATGG AGATGACCCTGTGACAGAGATCAGCCTGAAGTCTCACTCCAACTCCAGAGAGGTGAAGACAGCCATAGATAAGATTGCGCAGAAAGGAGGCCTCTCCAATGTGG GAAAAGCCCTCTACTACATCAACAAGCACTACTTCAGTGATGCCAGTGGAAACCGAGGAGGAGCACCCAACGTGGCCGTGGTGCTAGTGGACGGTTGGCCCACAGACAAGGTGGAAGAGGCGTCTCGACTTGCTCGCGAGTCTGgcatcaacatcttctttgTCACTATTGAGGGCCCCGATGACAATGAGAAACAGAACCTAGTTGAGGCCAACTTTGTTGACAAG GCTGTGTGTCGGACCAGTGGcttcttctcacttcctgtgaacagctggtttgCCCTGAGGAAGGCCGTGCAGCCCCTGGTGAAGCGAGTGTGCGACACAGACCGCCTGGTGTGCAGCAAAACCTGCCTCAACGCCAACGACATCGCCTTTGTCATAGACGGATCTAGCAGTGTGGGAACTGGCAACTTCCGCACCGTGTTGCAGTTTGTGGCCAACATCACGCGGGAGTTTGAGATCTCAGACACAGATACGAGGGTCGGGGCCGTGCAGTACACGTATGAGCAGAGGCTGGAGTTTGCCTTCGGCCAGTACAACAACAAAGCTGAGCTGCTGAATGCCATCAAACGCATCAACTATTGGAGTGGTGGGACAAGCACTGGAGCTGCCATCACCTACGCggcagagcagcttttcagcaAATCCAAACCCAACAAACGCAAGATCATGATTGTCATCACAGACGGGCGCTCTTATGATGATGTCAGGGTGCCGGCGTTGGCGGTCCATCGCCAAG GTGTGATTGCCTACTCCATCGGCATCGCCTGGGCAGCCCAGGACGAGCTGGAGTACATCGCCACGGACCCCGACAAGGAGCACTCCTTCTTCGTGGATGAGTTTGACAACCTCTACAAATTTGTACCCAAAATCATCCACAACATCTGCCAGGAGTTCAACTCTCAGCCCAGAAACTGA
- the vit gene encoding vitrin isoform X6, translating to MIRASLTAICLVLLLSYECWAKPNGSKNKKPKQVVPAIDCDVRAGKISLPEFIVKCPARCRETKQQVYGTGVFASISSICNAAIHSGVITNSGGKVIVRKMAGQNIYKGSNSNGVRSLSLPKWRESFVVSEGRPKKGVIYPSTLDYVPSRPTYVKTSQKETTTLPPTTIAPEPTPTTPEPTTTTTTTPTPTTTSTTTTPPPPPPPPPPTTKARAVVHKVREAGVRKQEAGSTIRRQLSSPVGPDISYAVPDSGYTWSETDTPEVTARDHRPDISEYERWYYNFGPYPPRPADSDRKMLDTGNAKVEPVDAWNPDANLYESGFSVREQEPQLRAPEPVSQGNPDCKVDLAFLMDGSWSIGKRRFKIQKDFLAEVAQTINVGVAGPMMGIIQYGDDPVTEISLKSHSNSREVKTAIDKIAQKGGLSNVGKALYYINKHYFSDASGNRGGAPNVAVVLVDGWPTDKVEEASRLARESGINIFFVTIEGPDDNEKQNLVEANFVDKAVCRTSGFFSLPVNSWFALRKAVQPLVKRVCDTDRLVCSKTCLNANDIAFVIDGSSSVGTGNFRTVLQFVANITREFEISDTDTRVGAVQYTYEQRLEFAFGQYNNKAELLNAIKRINYWSGGTSTGAAITYAAEQLFSKSKPNKRKIMIVITDGRSYDDVRVPALAVHRQGVIAYSIGIAWAAQDELEYIATDPDKEHSFFVDEFDNLYKFVPKIIHNICQEFNSQPRN from the exons ATGATCAGAGCATCACTCACTGCCATCTGCCTTG TGCTCCTCCTGTCCTATGAATGCTGGGCCAAGCCTAACGGATCAAAGAACAAGAAACCAAAGCAAG TTGTTCCAGCTATAGATTGCGATGTCAGAGCAGGAAAGATCAGTCTCCCAGAATTCATAGTAAAATGTCCTGCACGCTGTAGGGAAACCAAGCAGCAAGTCTATGGGACAGGAGTGTTCGCCTCCATCTCCAGCATCTGCAATGCAGCCATCCACAG tggtgtcatcacCAACTCAGGAGGAAAGGTGATAGTGAGGAAGATGGCCGGACAGAATATCTACAAAGGCAGCAACTCCAACGGGGTGcgctctctgtctctgcctAAGTGGAGGGAGTCATTCGTTGTCTCAG AGGGGAGGCCCAAGAAGGGAGTAATCTACCCATCCACTCTGGATTACGTCCCTTCAAGACCGACTTATGTGAAAACAA gtCAAAAGGAGACCACAACACTTCCTCCAACAACAATAGCACCTGAACCCACACCAACAACTCCTGAACCGACCACGACCACTACCACCACACCGACTCCAACCACGACTTCCACCACcactacaccaccaccaccaccaccaccaccaccccctacTACCAAGGCTCGAGCTGTTGTACACAAAGTGAGGGAAGCAG GTGTGCGCAAACAAGAGGCAGGGTCGACTATCCGGAGGCAGCTATCCTCTCCAGTTGGTCCAG ATATAAGTTACGCAGTCCCAGACTCAGGATACACGTGGAGTGAGACCGACACACCTGAGGTTACAG CTCGGGATCACAGGCCTGATATCTCAGAATATGAGCGCTGGTATTATAACTTTGGACCATACC CGCCCCGACCTGCTGACTCGGACCGTAAAATGCTGGATACAGGCAACGCTAAAG TGGAGCCGGTGGACGCCTGGAATCCAGACGCAAACCTTTATGAATCAG GCTTCAGTGTGAGGGAACAAGAGCCTCAGCTCAGAGCACCTGAACCCGTGTCACAGGGAAATCCAG ACTGTAAGGTGGACCTGGCCTTTTTGATGGATGGGAGCTGGAGCATTGGCAAGCGGCGTTTTAAGATCCAGAAAGACTTCCTGGCTGAGGTGGCGCAGACCATCAATGTGGGCGTGGCTGGCCCCATGATGGGCATCATCCAATATGG AGATGACCCTGTGACAGAGATCAGCCTGAAGTCTCACTCCAACTCCAGAGAGGTGAAGACAGCCATAGATAAGATTGCGCAGAAAGGAGGCCTCTCCAATGTGG GAAAAGCCCTCTACTACATCAACAAGCACTACTTCAGTGATGCCAGTGGAAACCGAGGAGGAGCACCCAACGTGGCCGTGGTGCTAGTGGACGGTTGGCCCACAGACAAGGTGGAAGAGGCGTCTCGACTTGCTCGCGAGTCTGgcatcaacatcttctttgTCACTATTGAGGGCCCCGATGACAATGAGAAACAGAACCTAGTTGAGGCCAACTTTGTTGACAAG GCTGTGTGTCGGACCAGTGGcttcttctcacttcctgtgaacagctggtttgCCCTGAGGAAGGCCGTGCAGCCCCTGGTGAAGCGAGTGTGCGACACAGACCGCCTGGTGTGCAGCAAAACCTGCCTCAACGCCAACGACATCGCCTTTGTCATAGACGGATCTAGCAGTGTGGGAACTGGCAACTTCCGCACCGTGTTGCAGTTTGTGGCCAACATCACGCGGGAGTTTGAGATCTCAGACACAGATACGAGGGTCGGGGCCGTGCAGTACACGTATGAGCAGAGGCTGGAGTTTGCCTTCGGCCAGTACAACAACAAAGCTGAGCTGCTGAATGCCATCAAACGCATCAACTATTGGAGTGGTGGGACAAGCACTGGAGCTGCCATCACCTACGCggcagagcagcttttcagcaAATCCAAACCCAACAAACGCAAGATCATGATTGTCATCACAGACGGGCGCTCTTATGATGATGTCAGGGTGCCGGCGTTGGCGGTCCATCGCCAAG GTGTGATTGCCTACTCCATCGGCATCGCCTGGGCAGCCCAGGACGAGCTGGAGTACATCGCCACGGACCCCGACAAGGAGCACTCCTTCTTCGTGGATGAGTTTGACAACCTCTACAAATTTGTACCCAAAATCATCCACAACATCTGCCAGGAGTTCAACTCTCAGCCCAGAAACTGA